From Pseudomonas arsenicoxydans:
GCGACATTTACGAACCGGCGCGCAAGAACGATTTGCGTGACCTGCTGGCGGAACAGGCCAAGCTGAAGGTGCGTGAAGCCGAGCTGGAAGAAGCCTGGATGGAAGCCCTGGAAGTGCTGGAAAGCATGCAGGCGGAGCTGGAGGCGTTGTCCTGATGGAAGCCTTCAGGCTGCCGCTGCCAGCGGTGTGGGTCGAACCGATCTGGCTCGTCGCGCAAATCCTGTTGATCCTGCTGGCCGGCTACTTCGCCCAGCGCTTTGTTGCTAAATGCCTGACCCGCCTGGGCGATCGCTACCCGTTTCCGCCGCAGTTGCTCATGCCGCTGCGCGGTGGGTTGCGCTGGCTGATCATGGGCAGCGCGCTGATTTTCGTGCTGGAGCGCCTTGGCGTGTCGGCGACGGTGCTCTGGACGGCGTTGTCCGGGTTTGTCGCGGTCGCGGCAGTGGCGTTCTTCGCCATGTGGAGCGTGCTCTCCAATCTGCTGTGCGCCATTTTGATTTTCACCGTCGGCCCGTTCCGCCTAGGCGATGTGGTTGAACTGGTGGACACCACCGACAAGCCTGGCGTCAAAGGTCGGGTGGTGGCGATCAATCTGCTTTACACCACGCTGATCGAAGCGCAAGAGCTCGGCACCGGCAGCGCCATGGTGCAAGTGCCCAACAGCCTGTTCTTCCAGCGTTCGGTTCGACGCTGGCGCGGCAGTGATGTGATTCCTTCGAGCGGGTTTGAGAAGTAGGTCTTCTGATAGACCGCATTTGCGAGCCTGAAGCCGTAAACGCTGGTCGGCAGCCGCAACATCCTGCAAAAAATCGGTGGTCATCGGCCCAAAGCCGCATTAGCTTAGACGTCTGATACGAGTCTGAGTCGAGGTGTGCGATGGAGCTTCAAACATGGCTGGCGTTTTTTGCCGCCTGTTGGGTGATCAGTTTGTCTCCCGGTGCCGGCGCCATTGCGTCGATGTCCAGCGGTCTGCAATACGGTTTCTGGCGTGGTTACTGGAATGCCTTGGGCCTGCAAATAGGTCTGGCGGTGCAGATCGCGATTGTTGGCGCCGGTGTTGGCGCGATTCTCACGGCGTCTGCTTCAGCTTTTTACGCGATCAAATGGTTCGGCGTCGCGTACCTGGTGTACCTCGCAGTCAAGCAAT
This genomic window contains:
- a CDS encoding mechanosensitive ion channel family protein, with amino-acid sequence MEAFRLPLPAVWVEPIWLVAQILLILLAGYFAQRFVAKCLTRLGDRYPFPPQLLMPLRGGLRWLIMGSALIFVLERLGVSATVLWTALSGFVAVAAVAFFAMWSVLSNLLCAILIFTVGPFRLGDVVELVDTTDKPGVKGRVVAINLLYTTLIEAQELGTGSAMVQVPNSLFFQRSVRRWRGSDVIPSSGFEK